A single genomic interval of Peromyscus leucopus breed LL Stock chromosome 7, UCI_PerLeu_2.1, whole genome shotgun sequence harbors:
- the LOC114687618 gene encoding olfactory receptor 145-like produces MAVANGSLVMEFILLGITGEPDLQVPLFLLFLVIYLVTTLGNLTLIILMVLNSHLHTPMYFFLFNLSLIDLCYSSVIIPKMLMNFLVKKNFISYTGCLTQLYIFCFFGISECYMLTAMAYDRYVAICNPLLYNIAMSPKVCFYLMLGSYLMGFSGATIHTGFMLRLTFCDVNTINHYFCDIRPLLQLSCTSTYVNEIELLIVAGIDIIVPTVIIFTSYGFILSNILKINSTEGRSKAFSTCSSHIIAVSLFFGSCAFMYLKPSSAGSMDQAKISSVFYNIVVPMMNPLIYSLRNKDVKIALKNTLTKRKF; encoded by the coding sequence ATGGCTGTGGCAAATGGCTCATTAGTGATGGAATTCATACTCTTGGGGATAACAGGAGAGCCTGACCTCCAAGTACCCCTCTTCTTACTCTTTCTAGTAATATATCTGGTAACCACATTAGGAAATTTGACCTTGATCATTCTAATGGTGCTGAACTCTCACCTTcacacccccatgtactttttcctctttAACTTGTCCCTCATAGACCTCTGCTATTCTTCAGTGATTATACCCAAAATGCTGATGAACTTCTTAGTAAAGAAGAATTTTATCTCTTACACGGGGTGCCTGACTCAGCTCtacattttttgcttttttggcaTTTCTGAATGTTACATGCTGACAgcaatggcctatgatcgctacGTGGCTATCTGCAATCCACTCTTGTATAACATTGCTATGTCCCCTAAGGTGTGCTTCTATCTTATGCTTGGATCATATTTGATGGGATTTTCTGGAGCCACAATCCACACTGGTTTCATGCTTCGACTGACCTTCTGTGATGTGAACACCATCAACCATTACTTCTGTGACATCCGCCCTTTACTGCAGCTCTCCTGTACCAGCACTTATGTCAATGAGATAGAGCTGCTCATTGTAGCAGGTATAGACATCATTGTGCCCACAGTCATCATCTTTACCTCTTATGGCTTCATCCTTTCCaacattctcaaaataaattctaCTGAAGGCAGGTCCAAAGCCTTCAGCACTTGTAGCTCCCACATAattgctgtttctctgttctttggatCATGTGCATTTATGTACTTAAAACCCTCCTCAGCTGGGTCTATGGATCAGGCAAAAATATCTTCTGTCTTTTATAATATTGTGGTCCCCATGATGAACCCATTAATCTACAGCCTTAGGAACAAAGATGTTAAAATTGCTCTGAAAAATACTCTAACCAAAAGAAAGTTTTAG
- the LOC114687623 gene encoding olfactory receptor 8B3-like, which translates to MGLENGSLVTEFILQGLTNDPDLQLPLFLLFLLIYTTTALGNAALIILIVLNSHLHTPMYFFLLNLSCIDLCYSSVITPKMLMNFLVRKNVISYMGCMTQLYFFCFFGTCESCVLTSMAYDRYVAICNPLLYNVTMSPKVCSYLMLGSYIMGFSGAMIHTGCILRLTFCDRNTINHYFCDLFPLLQLSCTSTYVNEIEILIVGGKDIIVPSVIIFTSYCFILSNILQMRSTAGIAKAFSTCSSHILAVSLFFGSCAFMYLQPSSPGSMDQGKISSVFYTIVVPMMNPLIYSLRNKDVKVALRKTFSRRRL; encoded by the coding sequence ATGGGTTTGGAAAATGGTTCTTTGGTGACTGAATTCATTCTACAGGGATTAACAAATGACCCTGATCTCCAGTTGCCACTGTTCTTACTCTTTCTGCTAATATATACAACCACAGCACTGGGGAATGCAGCTTTGatcattttaattgtgctgaattCTCACCTCCATActcccatgtacttttttcttttaaacttgtCCTGCATTGACCTCTGTTATTCCTCTGTAATCACACCCAAAATGCTGATGAACTTCTTAGTAAGGAAGAATGTTATCTCTTACATGGGATGCATGACCCAGctgtatttcttctgtttttttggcACATGTGAAAGTTGTGTTCTGACATCAATGGCCTATGACCGTTACGTGGCTATCTGTAATCCACTCTTGTATAATGTTACTATGTCCCCCAAGGTATGTTCCTATCTTATGCTTGGTTCATACATAATGGGATTTTCTGGTGCCATGATCCACACTGGATGCATCCTAAGACTGACTTTCTGTGACAGGAACACCATCAACCACTATTTCTGTGACCTTTTCCCTTTGCTGCAGCTCTCCTGCACCAGCACTTATGTCAATGAGATAGAGATTCTTATTGTAGGTGGGAAAGATATCATTGTGCCCAGTGTCATTATCTTTACCTCTTATTGCTTCATCCTTTCTAATATCCTTCAAATGAGATCCACTGCAGGCATAGCCAAAGCCTTTAGCACATGCAGCTCCCACATTCTTGCTGTTTCTCTATTCTTTGGATCCTGTGCATTTATGTATCTTCAACCCTCCTCACCTGGATCTATGGATCAGGGAAAAATATCTTCTGTCTTTTATACCATTGTGGTTCCCATGATGAACCCCTTAATTTATAGCTTGAGAAACAAGGATGTTAAAGTCGCCCTGAGAAAAACCTTTAGCAGGAGGAGGCTTTGA